In Listeria monocytogenes, the following proteins share a genomic window:
- a CDS encoding DUF1641 domain-containing protein codes for MAEPISTIRDTKKTPEELEQERLEQMKADIAEQDSGFVEIVETVKLLQESGALEALNSAIKARGDITKTFLNEWRKEPMTNAINNIMISSKLLTDTKPEQTEEMIANLKNAAKKAEESAKKEEIMGMLAMMKALKDPDINRALRYGITFLKEVGQTLK; via the coding sequence ATGGCAGAACCAATTTCAACGATTCGTGATACAAAAAAGACCCCGGAAGAATTGGAACAAGAACGTTTAGAACAAATGAAAGCGGATATTGCTGAACAAGATTCTGGTTTTGTAGAGATAGTAGAAACGGTAAAGTTACTGCAGGAATCGGGGGCACTTGAGGCGTTGAATAGCGCTATAAAGGCACGCGGAGACATTACAAAGACATTTTTGAATGAGTGGCGTAAGGAGCCGATGACGAATGCGATTAATAACATAATGATTTCAAGTAAGCTATTGACCGATACCAAACCAGAGCAAACCGAGGAAATGATAGCTAATTTAAAAAATGCTGCGAAAAAAGCAGAGGAAAGCGCGAAAAAAGAGGAAATCATGGGCATGTTAGCGATGATGAAGGCATTAAAAGACCCCGATATCAATCGCGCTCTCCGGTACGGCATAACCTTTTTAAAAGAAGTTGGGCAAACATTAAAATAA